A stretch of Gallus gallus isolate bGalGal1 chromosome 2, bGalGal1.mat.broiler.GRCg7b, whole genome shotgun sequence DNA encodes these proteins:
- the MAK gene encoding serine/threonine-protein kinase MAK isoform X3 has product MNRYTIMKQLGDGTYGSVLMGKSNESGELVAIKRMKRKFYSWDECMNLREVKSLKKLNHANVIKLKEVIRENDHLYFVFEYMKENLYQLMKDRNKLFPESVIRNMMYQILQGLAFIHKHGFFHRDMKPENLLCIGPELVKIADFGLARELRSQPPYTDYVSTRWYRAPEVLLRSSIYSSPIDIWAVGSIMAELYTLRPLFPGTSEVDEIFKICQVLGTPKKSDWPEGYHLSSAMNFRFPQCVPISLKTLIPNASSEAIQLMSDMLNWNPKKRPTASQALKYPYFQVGQVLGPPPQYLEKQTPIKPVQPTEPKPTLPKLEAVSKPEPLSSPDEPDKTQPQPLSKANHQPLQQIQLPQNTANQQVSKQQQTQAQPFFPAISKDSSGKQAAGGPQNGTVGPKSCRRRWGQTLIKAVDSWDELDDAEFGMSCSKKPSIALLKEKKNKECPFSVPEPKASHCIQPGVENKVLMRNDSGRSNTSAKQYYLRQSRYLPGVNPKTVSLVAVNKEGSQGTWNNQLFSKPLAHVGEGLHFNRNNTEENLIIPIEKLSCKERLNEKLEDPKGKDNSFRSVSPRLSLWAVLIHFLQKSS; this is encoded by the exons ATGAACCGTTACACAATCATGAAGCAGCTGGGTGATGGCACCTATGGCAGTGTCTTGATGGGGAAAAGCAATGAATCAGGAGAGCTTGTGGCCATCAAACG aatgaaaaggaaGTTCTATTCATGGGATGAGTGCATGAATTTGAGAGAAGTCAAG TCTCTGAAGAAGTTAAATCAtgccaatgtaataaaattgaAAGAAGTCATAAGAGAAAATGACCACCTTTACTTTGTGTTTGAATACATGAAGGAAAATCTCTATCAATTGATGAAGGACAG AAACAAGTTGTTCCCTGAGTCAGTCATCAGAAACATGATGTATCAGATATTGCAAGGGTTAGCTTTCATCCATAAACACG GATTTTTTCATAGAGACATGAAGCCTGAAAACCTTCTTTGCATTGGTCCAGAACTTGTAAAAATAGCTGATTTTGGTTTGGCTAGAGAGCTGAGATCTCAGCCACCATATACAGATTATGTGTCCACCAGGTG GTACCGTGCTCCTGAAGTTTTGCTGCGATCATCTATTTATAGCTCACCTATTGATATTTGGGCAGTTGGCAGCATAATGGCTGAATTATACACACTAAGACCCCTTTTCCCAGGCACAAGTGAAGTAGATGAGATCTTCAAAATTTGCCAAGTATTAGGGACTCCAAAGAAG AGTGACTGGCCAGAAGGATATCACCTCTCTTCTGCCATGAATTTCCGTTTCCCGCAGTGTGTCCCTATAAGTTTAAAAACTCTCATCCCAAATGCAAGCAGTGAAGCCATACAGCTTATGAGTGATATGCTGAACTGGAATCCAAAGAAGAGACCTACGGCAAGTCAG GCACTGAAGTACCCATACTTTCAAGTTGGCCAAGTTTTAGGACCTCCTCCACAGTATCTGGAGAAGCAGACTCCTATTAAACCAGTGCAGCCAACAGAACCAAAGCCAACTTTACCCAAACTGGAAGCTGTATCCAAGCCAGAACCTCTGTCTTCCCCTGATGAACCTGACaaaacacagccacagcccctgTCAAAGGCTAATCACCAGCCTCTCCAGCAAATTCAGTTGCCTCAGAATACAGCTAACCAGCAAGtatcaaaacagcagcagacacaggcacagcctttttttccagctatcAGTAAAGACTCATCTGGG AAACAAGCAGCTGGTGGCCCTCAGAATGGCACAGTAGGTCCTAAAAGTTGCAGGAGACGATGGGGTCAGACTTTGATAAAGGCTGTGGACAGCTGGGATGAGTTGGATGATGCTGAATTTGGAATGTCATGTTCCAAGAAGCCTAGCATTGcactgttaaaagaaaagaaaaacaaggaatgtCCTTTTAG tgtgccAGAACCAAAAGCTTCACACTGTATCCAGCCAGGAGTGGAAAATAAAGTTCTGATGAGAAATGATTCTGGAAGATCCAATACATCAGCAAAACAGTACTATCTAAGACAATCAAGATATCTGCCAG GTGTAAATCCTAAGACTGTCTCTTTAGTAGCAGTCAATAAAGAAGGATCTCAGGGAACCTGGAACAACCAGCTGTTTTCCAAGCCATTGGCACATGTTGGAGAAGGATTGCATTTCAACAGAAACAATACAG
- the MAK gene encoding serine/threonine-protein kinase MAK isoform X4 — MNRYTIMKQLGDGTYGSVLMGKSNESGELVAIKRMKRKFYSWDECMNLREVKSLKKLNHANVIKLKEVIRENDHLYFVFEYMKENLYQLMKDRNKLFPESVIRNMMYQILQGLAFIHKHGFFHRDMKPENLLCIGPELVKIADFGLARELRSQPPYTDYVSTRWYRAPEVLLRSSIYSSPIDIWAVGSIMAELYTLRPLFPGTSEVDEIFKICQVLGTPKKSDWPEGYHLSSAMNFRFPQCVPISLKTLIPNASSEAIQLMSDMLNWNPKKRPTASQALKYPYFQVGQVLGPPPQYLEKQTPIKPVQPTEPKPTLPKLEAVSKPEPLSSPDEPDKTQPQPLSKANHQPLQQIQLPQNTANQQVSKQQQTQAQPFFPAISKDSSGKQAAGGPQNGTVGPKSCRRRWGQTLIKAVDSWDELDDAEFGMSCSKKPSIALLKEKKNKECPFSVPEPKASHCIQPGVENKVLMRNDSGRSNTSAKQYYLRQSRYLPGVNPKTVSLVAVNKEGSQGTWNNQLFSKPLAHVGEGLHFNRNNTEENLIIPIEKLSCKERLNEKLEDPKDLLDA, encoded by the exons ATGAACCGTTACACAATCATGAAGCAGCTGGGTGATGGCACCTATGGCAGTGTCTTGATGGGGAAAAGCAATGAATCAGGAGAGCTTGTGGCCATCAAACG aatgaaaaggaaGTTCTATTCATGGGATGAGTGCATGAATTTGAGAGAAGTCAAG TCTCTGAAGAAGTTAAATCAtgccaatgtaataaaattgaAAGAAGTCATAAGAGAAAATGACCACCTTTACTTTGTGTTTGAATACATGAAGGAAAATCTCTATCAATTGATGAAGGACAG AAACAAGTTGTTCCCTGAGTCAGTCATCAGAAACATGATGTATCAGATATTGCAAGGGTTAGCTTTCATCCATAAACACG GATTTTTTCATAGAGACATGAAGCCTGAAAACCTTCTTTGCATTGGTCCAGAACTTGTAAAAATAGCTGATTTTGGTTTGGCTAGAGAGCTGAGATCTCAGCCACCATATACAGATTATGTGTCCACCAGGTG GTACCGTGCTCCTGAAGTTTTGCTGCGATCATCTATTTATAGCTCACCTATTGATATTTGGGCAGTTGGCAGCATAATGGCTGAATTATACACACTAAGACCCCTTTTCCCAGGCACAAGTGAAGTAGATGAGATCTTCAAAATTTGCCAAGTATTAGGGACTCCAAAGAAG AGTGACTGGCCAGAAGGATATCACCTCTCTTCTGCCATGAATTTCCGTTTCCCGCAGTGTGTCCCTATAAGTTTAAAAACTCTCATCCCAAATGCAAGCAGTGAAGCCATACAGCTTATGAGTGATATGCTGAACTGGAATCCAAAGAAGAGACCTACGGCAAGTCAG GCACTGAAGTACCCATACTTTCAAGTTGGCCAAGTTTTAGGACCTCCTCCACAGTATCTGGAGAAGCAGACTCCTATTAAACCAGTGCAGCCAACAGAACCAAAGCCAACTTTACCCAAACTGGAAGCTGTATCCAAGCCAGAACCTCTGTCTTCCCCTGATGAACCTGACaaaacacagccacagcccctgTCAAAGGCTAATCACCAGCCTCTCCAGCAAATTCAGTTGCCTCAGAATACAGCTAACCAGCAAGtatcaaaacagcagcagacacaggcacagcctttttttccagctatcAGTAAAGACTCATCTGGG AAACAAGCAGCTGGTGGCCCTCAGAATGGCACAGTAGGTCCTAAAAGTTGCAGGAGACGATGGGGTCAGACTTTGATAAAGGCTGTGGACAGCTGGGATGAGTTGGATGATGCTGAATTTGGAATGTCATGTTCCAAGAAGCCTAGCATTGcactgttaaaagaaaagaaaaacaaggaatgtCCTTTTAG tgtgccAGAACCAAAAGCTTCACACTGTATCCAGCCAGGAGTGGAAAATAAAGTTCTGATGAGAAATGATTCTGGAAGATCCAATACATCAGCAAAACAGTACTATCTAAGACAATCAAGATATCTGCCAG GTGTAAATCCTAAGACTGTCTCTTTAGTAGCAGTCAATAAAGAAGGATCTCAGGGAACCTGGAACAACCAGCTGTTTTCCAAGCCATTGGCACATGTTGGAGAAGGATTGCATTTCAACAGAAACAATACAG
- the MAK gene encoding serine/threonine-protein kinase MAK isoform X5, giving the protein MNRYTIMKQLGDGTYGSVLMGKSNESGELVAIKRMKRKFYSWDECMNLREVKSLKKLNHANVIKLKEVIRENDHLYFVFEYMKENLYQLMKDRNKLFPESVIRNMMYQILQGLAFIHKHGFFHRDMKPENLLCIGPELVKIADFGLARELRSQPPYTDYVSTRWYRAPEVLLRSSIYSSPIDIWAVGSIMAELYTLRPLFPGTSEVDEIFKICQVLGTPKKSDWPEGYHLSSAMNFRFPQCVPISLKTLIPNASSEAIQLMSDMLNWNPKKRPTASQALKYPYFQVGQVLGPPPQYLEKQTPIKPVQPTEPKPTLPKLEAVSKPEPLSSPDEPDKTQPQPLSKANHQPLQQIQLPQNTANQQVSKQQQTQAQPFFPAISKDSSGKQAAGGPQNGTVGPKSCRRRWGQTLIKAVDSWDELDDAEFGMSCSKKPSIALLKEKKNKECPFSVPEPKASHCIQPGVENKVLMRNDSGRSNTSAKQYYLRQSRYLPGVNPKTVSLVAVNKEGSQGTWNNQLFSKPLAHVGEGLHFNRNNTEENLIIPIEKLSCKERLNEKLEDPKA; this is encoded by the exons ATGAACCGTTACACAATCATGAAGCAGCTGGGTGATGGCACCTATGGCAGTGTCTTGATGGGGAAAAGCAATGAATCAGGAGAGCTTGTGGCCATCAAACG aatgaaaaggaaGTTCTATTCATGGGATGAGTGCATGAATTTGAGAGAAGTCAAG TCTCTGAAGAAGTTAAATCAtgccaatgtaataaaattgaAAGAAGTCATAAGAGAAAATGACCACCTTTACTTTGTGTTTGAATACATGAAGGAAAATCTCTATCAATTGATGAAGGACAG AAACAAGTTGTTCCCTGAGTCAGTCATCAGAAACATGATGTATCAGATATTGCAAGGGTTAGCTTTCATCCATAAACACG GATTTTTTCATAGAGACATGAAGCCTGAAAACCTTCTTTGCATTGGTCCAGAACTTGTAAAAATAGCTGATTTTGGTTTGGCTAGAGAGCTGAGATCTCAGCCACCATATACAGATTATGTGTCCACCAGGTG GTACCGTGCTCCTGAAGTTTTGCTGCGATCATCTATTTATAGCTCACCTATTGATATTTGGGCAGTTGGCAGCATAATGGCTGAATTATACACACTAAGACCCCTTTTCCCAGGCACAAGTGAAGTAGATGAGATCTTCAAAATTTGCCAAGTATTAGGGACTCCAAAGAAG AGTGACTGGCCAGAAGGATATCACCTCTCTTCTGCCATGAATTTCCGTTTCCCGCAGTGTGTCCCTATAAGTTTAAAAACTCTCATCCCAAATGCAAGCAGTGAAGCCATACAGCTTATGAGTGATATGCTGAACTGGAATCCAAAGAAGAGACCTACGGCAAGTCAG GCACTGAAGTACCCATACTTTCAAGTTGGCCAAGTTTTAGGACCTCCTCCACAGTATCTGGAGAAGCAGACTCCTATTAAACCAGTGCAGCCAACAGAACCAAAGCCAACTTTACCCAAACTGGAAGCTGTATCCAAGCCAGAACCTCTGTCTTCCCCTGATGAACCTGACaaaacacagccacagcccctgTCAAAGGCTAATCACCAGCCTCTCCAGCAAATTCAGTTGCCTCAGAATACAGCTAACCAGCAAGtatcaaaacagcagcagacacaggcacagcctttttttccagctatcAGTAAAGACTCATCTGGG AAACAAGCAGCTGGTGGCCCTCAGAATGGCACAGTAGGTCCTAAAAGTTGCAGGAGACGATGGGGTCAGACTTTGATAAAGGCTGTGGACAGCTGGGATGAGTTGGATGATGCTGAATTTGGAATGTCATGTTCCAAGAAGCCTAGCATTGcactgttaaaagaaaagaaaaacaaggaatgtCCTTTTAG tgtgccAGAACCAAAAGCTTCACACTGTATCCAGCCAGGAGTGGAAAATAAAGTTCTGATGAGAAATGATTCTGGAAGATCCAATACATCAGCAAAACAGTACTATCTAAGACAATCAAGATATCTGCCAG GTGTAAATCCTAAGACTGTCTCTTTAGTAGCAGTCAATAAAGAAGGATCTCAGGGAACCTGGAACAACCAGCTGTTTTCCAAGCCATTGGCACATGTTGGAGAAGGATTGCATTTCAACAGAAACAATACAG